In Zonotrichia albicollis isolate bZonAlb1 chromosome 3, bZonAlb1.hap1, whole genome shotgun sequence, a single window of DNA contains:
- the DSE gene encoding dermatan-sulfate epimerase isoform X2, translating into MYETSYRRGWGFQYLHNHQPTNCVALLAGSLVLMNQGYLQEAYLWTKQVLAIMEKSVVLLQEVTDGSLYEGVAYGSYTTRSLFQYMFLVQRHFDINHFSHPWLKQHFAFMYRTVLPGFQRTVAIADSNYNWFYGPESQLVFLDKFVMRNGSGNWLAEQIRRNRVVEGPGTPSKGQRWCTLHTEFLWYDASLRSVPPPDYGVPKLHYFEDWGVVTYGSALPAEINRPFLSFKSGKLGGRAIYDIVHKNKYKEWIKGWRNFNAGHEHPDQNSFTFAPNGVPFITEALYGPKYTFFNNVLMFSPAVSKSCFSPWEGQITEDCSSKWLKYKHDLAGDCQGRVVAATERSGVVFIRGEGVGAYNPKLKLRKLQRNLILLHPQLLLLVDQIHLEDDSPLEAATSFFHNVDVPFEETVVDDVHGAFIRHRDGIYKMYWMDDTGHSEKATIASRMYPRGYPYNGTNYVNVTTLLRHPVTRAIYLFIGPSVDVQSFTVRGDSPQLDVFVTTGEHAYAVYLWPVEDGSRSAFAQVIADRQKIVFDRASAIRSSTVPEVKDYIGIVERNLQHFKPVFQQLEKQILSRVRNTASFRKTAERLLRFSDKRQTEEAIDRIFAISQRQQQRGRAKKNRKVAKGYKFVDAVPDIFAQIEVNERKVRQKAQTQAQKELPVDEDEEMKDLLDFADITYVKHKTGMSIKGRSGLAQMVATARSAPSISASYTRLFLILNIAIFFVMLAMQLTYFQKAKRLHGQRCLYAILLVDSCILLWLYSSCSQSQC; encoded by the exons ATGTACGAAACATCATACCGACGTGGATGGGGCTTCCAGTACCTTCACAACCACCAGCCTACCAACTGTGTGGCCCTGCTGGCTGGAAGCCTGGTCTTGATGAATCAAG GCTACCTTCAGGAAGCTTACTTGTGGACCAAGCAAGTGTTGGCAATCATGGAGAAGTCAGTagtcctgctgcaggaggtCACAGATGGCTCCCTCTATGAAGGGGTGGCTTATGGCAGCTACACAACCAGATCACTGTTCCAGTACATGTTTCTTGTCCAAAGGCATTTTGACATCAATCACTTCAGCCACCCCTGGCTCAAGCAGCACTTTGCATTTATGTACAGGACTGTCCTGCCTG GGTTCCAGAGAACTGTGGCCATCGCAGATTCCAACTATAACTGGTTCTACGGGCCAGAGAGCCAGCTGGTGTTTCTCGACAAGTTTGTCATGCGCAATGGCAGCGGGAACTGGCTGGCAGAGCAGATCAGAAGGAACCGAGTGGTGGAGGGGCCAGGCACACCATCCAAAGGGCAGAGGTGGTGCACTCTCCACACTGAATTTCTCTG GTATGATGCAAGTTTGCGCTCTGTACCTCCACCAGACTATGGAGTTCCTAAGCTACATTATTTTGAGGACTGGGGAGTGGTGACTTATGGAAGTGCTTTGCCAGCTGAAATCAACaggcctttcctttccttcaagTCAGGAAAGCTGGGAGGACGTGCAATATATGATATTGTTCATAAGAACAAGTACAAAGAGTGGATCAAGGGGTGGAGGAACTTTAATGCTGGCCACGAACACCCAGACCAGAACTCCTTCACTTTCGCTCCCAATGGTGTACCTTTCATAACAGAAGCTCTGTATGGACcaaaatatactttttttaataatgtgttGATGTTTTCCCCTGCTGTGTCTAAGAGCTGCTTCTCCCCATGGGAAGGGCAGATTACAGAAGACTGTTCCTCAAAGTGGCTTAAATATAAACATGACTTGGCTGGCGACTGTCAGGGACGAGTGGTTGCTGCCACGGAGAGAAGCGGGGTGGTTTTTATCAGGGGAGAAGGAGTGGGTGCATACAATCCTaaactgaagctgagaaaatTGCAGCGAAACCTCATACTTCTCCATCCCCAGCTTCTCTTGCTAGTGGACCAAATCCACCTAGAAGATGACAGCCCTCTGGAGGCAGCAACCAGTTTCTTCCACAATGTGGATGTGCCTTTTGAAGAAACAGTTGTTGATGATGTCCACGGGGCCTTTATTAGGCACCGTGATGGGATATATAAGATGTACTGGATGGACGACACTGGCCACAGTGAGAAAGCCACCATTGCCTCGAGGATGTATCCCCGGGGCTACCCCTACAATGGAACAAACTACGTGAATGTAACGACCCTGCTGCGGCACCCCGTCACGAGGGCCATCTACCTTTTCATTGGGCCCTCTGTGGACGTGCAGAGCTTCACCGTGCGTGGAGATTCCCCgcagctggatgtgtttgtgaCCACTGGTGAGCACGCCTACGCTGTGTACCTGTGGCCCGTCGAGGATGGCTCCCGCTCCGCCTTTGCACAGGTTATTGCAGACCGCCAGAAAATTGTCTTTGACCGAGCCTCTGCCATCAGGAGCTCCACAGTGCCAGAGGTGAAGGACTACATAGGCATCGTGGAGAGGAACCTGCAACATTTTAAGCCCGTCTTCCAGCAGCTTGAGAAGCAGATCCTGTCTCGTGTACGCAACACGGCCAGCTTTAGGAAGACTGCTGAGCGCCTGCTGAGGTTTTCAGATAAGAGGCAGACAGAGGAGGCCATTGACAGGATATTTGCAATCtcacagaggcagcagcagcgtggcagagcaaagaaaaacagaaaggtAGCCAAAGGCTACAAATTTGTTGATGCCGTTCCTGACATTTTTGCACAGATTGAGGTAAATGAAAGAAAAGTGCGACAAAAGGCACAGACTCAAGCACAAAAAGAGTTGCCTGTAGATGAAGATGAGGAAATGAAAGATCTTCTGGACTTTGCAGATATCACTTATGTGAAGCACAAAACTGGGATGTCAATCAAAGGCCgatcagggctggcacagatgGTGGCAACTGCTCGAAGTGCCCCATCAATATCAGCTTCTTATACTCGCCTCTTTCTAATTCTCAACATTGCTATTTTTTTTGTCATGCTAGCAATGCAGCTCACTTATTTCCAGAAGGCCAAGAGACTGCATGGCCAAAGATGTCTGTATGCAATACTTTTAGTAGACAGCTGTATATTATTGTGGCTGTATTCTTCCTGTTCTCAGTCACAATGTTAG